The genomic stretch AAGAGCGTGTTCACCCCCGCAATGCCAGAGAACCGTTCGTTGCGCAGGATGAAGATCACGCGCTTGGTGTCACGCGGATTGGCGATCAGGATATTGCGCCCGCCCAGTGTCATGAACATCAGCAGGTTCACCGTGAGCGAGAAGATGTGATACAGCGGCAGCAGCGTGACGTTGGTTTCCACGCCGCCGTTGAGCATGCTCTTGGACCACTCTTCGGCCTGCAGCAGGTTGGCGATGATGTTGCGGTGCGTGAGCATTGCGCCCTTGGCCACGCCCGTGGTGCCGCCCGTGTATTGCAGGAAGGCCAGATCTTCCGGCGCCAGCTGCACTGACTGCAGTGTGCGTAAGCTTCCTGCGGCCAGCGCATCGCGCAGCCAGACCGGCGAGGGCAGCTTGTACGGCGGCACCTGCTTCTGCACGTGGCGCATCACGAAGTTCAGCGCGCGGCCCTTGAGGTTGAGCGCCCCGCCCATCAGGTCGCCGATGCCCGTCATGACGATGTTGCGCACCTGGCTGCCGGGCAGCGCCTGCTCCAGCGTGCGCGCGAAGTTCTCCAGCACCACGATCGTTTGTGCGCCGGAATCGCGCAACTGATGGGCCAGCTCCGGCACCGTGTACAACGGGTTGACGTTGACGACGATGGCGCCGGCCAGCAGCGTGCCGAACAGGCACAAGGGGTACTGCAGGCTATTGGGCAGCATGATCGCCACCCGATCGCCTTTCTTTACGCCGCGCGACTGCAGCCACGCCGCAAACTGCTTGGCCTGGCGCTCGCACTCGCCGTACGTCATTTCGGTGCCGACACTCACGTAGGCGACGCGGGTACGGTACTTCTCCACCGATTCCCGAAACACCTCGACCAGCGAGTGATAACGATCGGGATTGATCTCCGCGGGCACGCCCTCGGGGTACGACTTCAGCCAGATGCGATCGGTCAGATCGCTGCGGTCGGCAACGGTGTTCATGGTGTCTCCGTCCATGAAAAACGCGGCGTGGTTTTATTGTGTGCCGCGCGGGTTTTGAATCTTGCTAGACGCGGGCCGTTCCCGTTGTGGCCCGAGCGGTTTACTGCGACATCGTTTCGGGGCGCTCCAGAATGGCGACGACACCTTGCCCGCCCGCGGCACAGATCGACACCAGCCCGCGGCCGCTGCCGCGCTGCGCCAGCATCTTCGCCAGCGTCGCGACAATGCGCCCGCCCGTGGCGGCAAACGGATGCCCTGTGCCCAGCGAGCTGCCGTTCACGTTGAGTTTGCTGCGGTCGATGCTGCCCATCGGCGCGCTGCGGCCCAGCTTTTCGCGACAGTATTCGGGCGATTCCCACGCCGCCAGCGTACACAGGACTTGCGCTGCAAAGGCTTCGTGAATCTCGTAGTAGTCGAAGTCCTGCAGCGTCAGGCCCGCGCGCTCCAGCATGCGGGAAACGGCATAGGCCGGGGCCATCAAGAGCCCTTCGTTCTGCTCCGGCGTGCCGCTGAAGAAGTCGACAGCCGCCGTGTCCGCGCAGGTCATGTAGGCGAGCACGGGCAGGTTGTGCGCGCGCGCCCAGTCTTCGCTGGCGAGCAGCACGCACGAAGCGCCATCGGTGAGCGGCGTGGAGTTGCCGGCCGTCATGGTGCCGGCGGCGCTGCGGTCGAATACCGGCTGCAGCTTCGCCAGTTGCTCGAGGGTCAAGTTGCTGCGCAGATTGTTGTCGCGATCAAGCCCGAGGTGGGCGGTCATCAGGTCGGTGAAGAACCCGCGCTCGTAGGCCGCCGTGAGGTTGTGGTGGCTGCGCAGGGCCAGCGCGTCCTGGTCTTCGCGACGGATGC from Ralstonia pickettii encodes the following:
- a CDS encoding acetyl-CoA C-acetyltransferase; this translates as MLVNAQLRRVAILGGNRIPFARSNTAYATASNQQMLTAALQGLIDRFNLHGQRLDEVVAGAVIKHARDFNLTRETVLSTTLAKQTPAYDIQQACGTGLEAAILVANKIALGQIDVGIAGGTDTTSDAPVGLNEKMRKILLEANRAKSTGARVKALAGLRPSMFVRPLLPRNSEPRTGLSMGEHCELMAKRWGIRREDQDALALRSHHNLTAAYERGFFTDLMTAHLGLDRDNNLRSNLTLEQLAKLQPVFDRSAAGTMTAGNSTPLTDGASCVLLASEDWARAHNLPVLAYMTCADTAAVDFFSGTPEQNEGLLMAPAYAVSRMLERAGLTLQDFDYYEIHEAFAAQVLCTLAAWESPEYCREKLGRSAPMGSIDRSKLNVNGSSLGTGHPFAATGGRIVATLAKMLAQRGSGRGLVSICAAGGQGVVAILERPETMSQ
- a CDS encoding AMP-binding protein, yielding MNTVADRSDLTDRIWLKSYPEGVPAEINPDRYHSLVEVFRESVEKYRTRVAYVSVGTEMTYGECERQAKQFAAWLQSRGVKKGDRVAIMLPNSLQYPLCLFGTLLAGAIVVNVNPLYTVPELAHQLRDSGAQTIVVLENFARTLEQALPGSQVRNIVMTGIGDLMGGALNLKGRALNFVMRHVQKQVPPYKLPSPVWLRDALAAGSLRTLQSVQLAPEDLAFLQYTGGTTGVAKGAMLTHRNIIANLLQAEEWSKSMLNGGVETNVTLLPLYHIFSLTVNLLMFMTLGGRNILIANPRDTKRVIFILRNERFSGIAGVNTLFNALLEDPDFAKRDFSAMKITIGGGMAVQRAIAQRWKEVTGHTIVEGYGLTECSPVVSMNPPHVTEFSGTIGLPAPSTEVRFKRDDGTIAPLGEPGELQVRGPQVMRGYWQRPDETAKSIDAEGWFSTGDIGVMDANGYIRLIDRKKDMILVSGFNVYPNEIEDVVALHPEVLEVAAIGVPDPVAGERVKIIVVPRTGALTEAALLEHCRAHLTGYKMPRIVEFRHEELPKSTVGKILRRELRDADPDIKRARAQAQQ